A window of Fusobacterium simiae genomic DNA:
AAGAGGTTCTAATATTAATTTATATACTAACCAAGTTACTCCTGAGGCTATTGTAATAACAAAAGTAACTGCCATTCCCATCCCTAAAGATGAATCAACTTTTTTAGAAACTCCCATAAAAGGACAACAACCTAAGAACTTAGCAAATATTATATTATTTATAAAGATTGAAGTAACAATTATACTAAATAATCCACCTATACTCATTTTTTAGTCACCTTCTTTTTCTTTGCATCTCTTTCTTTTTTTATATTTATACAAGCCATAATTATTCCTATTGTAATAAACCCACCAGGCGCTAATATAAATATTAAAGCAGGTGTAAAGTTAGCAGGAACTAATGAAATTCCAAATACTGAGCCATTTCCTAAAATTTCTCTTACTGCTCCTAAAAAAGTTAAAGATAAAGTGAAACCTATTCCAGACCCAATACCATCAAGTATAGAATCTATCACTCCATTCTTAGAGGCAAAACTTTCTGCTCTTCCAAGAACTATACAGTTAACAACTATTAAAGGTATAAACAATCCCAATACCTTATATAGATCAGGTGTATAAGCATTCATAATCATATCAACTATTGTAACAAGAGAAGCTATTATCATTATAAATGCTGGTATTCTTACTTCATCTGGTATAAATTTCTTAAAAAGTGAGATTAACCCATTTGAACAAGCAAGAACCGCTATAACTGCAAGTCCCATCGAAAAACCATTTATTGCACTACTTGTAACACCAAGTGTAGGACAAAGTCCTAACATCAAAACAAACACTGGATTTTCTTTAAATATTCCAGCTGTAAGTACTCCTAATTTTTTCATTATTTACTCACCTCATTTTGATAAGTATTTAATGCCTTTATAACTCCTGTATAAACAGCTCTAGGTGATATTGTAGCTCCAGCAAAAGCATCTACTGATTTGTTAAATTCATAAGTAGCATCTTTTCCTATCCAGTGTTCTTGCCATTCTTTTCCATTAATCTTTGCTCCTAATCCAGGAGTTTCTGAACTAGTAACTACATTTAGACCTGTTACTTTAGCATCATTATTTATTCCTACAACAAAATTAATATCCCCACCATAACCTGGTTCTGTAACTGATGCAACATAACCTACTATTTCTCCTGCATCATTAAATCCAGGTATATATTGTATACCTTCTACTTCTTTAGCTTCATCTTCTTTAAAATCAGAAGCTTCTGGTAAAACTTCAATTCTTGCAGCATTAACTATTTTTTTAGTATTTTCTGCTATAACTTTACTTGTGAAATCATTAACTCCTCCAAGTAATCCAGCTGATATAGCTGCTATTAGACCAAGGACGATTCCAAAATGTATATATCTATTTTCCATTTTTGCTCACCCCTCCAAACTTTTTAGGTCTTATATATCTATCAATTAAAGGAACTACACCATTCATTATTAATATAGCATAAGCTGTTCCTTCTGGATATCCACCTTTCATTCTGATTAAAGAAATTAAAATTCCTAATCCCAATGCAAAAACTACTCTTCCCTTTGAAGTTATTGGGCTTGTAACCATATCAGTTGCCATAAAGAAAGCTCCTAAGAATAATCCTCCTGAGAATATTTGCATCAAAGGATCTGCTCCCATTGCCCAAGTTAAAACAAATACTGTTCCTATCATAACAGCAGGAACTCTCCAATCTATTTGTTTCTTATAAATTAAATATGCTCCACCTATTAATAATGCCAAAGAAGAAGTTTCTCCTAAGCATCCTCCCATTTGTCCTACAAAAGCGTGAAGATATTGATTCCCATTTTCTATCAATGCATCTGATAAAGGAATTCCTCTTTTCATTGCATCCAAAACTGTTGCTCCTGACATTCCATCATAAGCAAAAGTTGTTATTGCCACTGGCCAAGAGGCTTGAACGAATGCTCTTCCTATTAATGCTGGATTAAAAATATTATGTCCTAAACCACCATAAACCATTTTTCCTAATGTTATTGCCACTATATTTCCAACTACTACATATTGTAAAGGCATAATAGCAGGAACTACAAATGCAAATAATATTCCTGTTATTATAGCACTTCCATCAAATGCTTCTATATCTCTTTTTAATGCTTTTTGACATAGATATTCTGTAAGTATACAAGTCAAAACTGATACAGCAGTTAGTATCAAAGCTCTCACTCCAAATGAGTATATAGCCATAGCAAATGCTGGTATCAATGCTATAACAACATCATACATTACCGACTCAACAGTTTCTGCTGTTCTAATATGAGGAGCTGGTCCTGTTTTTAAAATTGTACTCACTTTTATCCTCCTTAATTAGTTTAATTTACTTTTTTTTAGCTCTTAATTTAGCTTTTCCTGTTTTGATAGACTCAGCTAAAGGTCTATTAGCAGGACAAATATAAGCACAAGAACCACATTCTATACAATCCATTAGATTATGAGCGGCCATTTCTTCATACTCTTTAGCAGCTGCTAATCTATCAAACATAAGTGGTGCAAGCCCCATAGGACAAGCAGAAACACACTTAGAACAACTTATACAAGCTTTTGTCTTGTATGGTCTCATTTCCTCATTAGTTAGAGCTAAAAGCCCTGATGTACCTTTTATTACAGTGGCATCTTCTGTCATTTGAGCAAGTCCCATCATAGGTCCACCCATAACTAATCTTGCCATTTCTTCTCTGTTTATTCCACAATTATCTAAAATATATGAAAAAGGTGTTCCTATTGCAACTTTTACATTCTTAGGATTCTTTATTGCCTTCCCAGATACTGTAACAACTTTTTCAATTAAAGGCTTTCCATTTACAACAGCTTCATAAATGGCTGCTGCTGTTCCTGTATTTTGTACAACTACACCAACTGCTGATGGAAGTTGTCCAGATGGAACTTGTCTATCCAAAACTGATTTTATAAGTTGTTTTTCTCCTCCTTGTGGATATTTTGTTTTCAATGGAACAATATTTATTTCTGTTCCTTCTGTTGCTTTTCTCATAGATTCAATAGCTTCAGGTTTATTATCTTCTATTCCTATATAAACATTAGGAACATTTAAAATCTTTTTAATAATTTTAATTCCTTCAACTATTGATTTTGGGTTTTCTAACATAAGTCTATTGTCTGAATTTAAATAAGGTTCACATTCTGCACCATTTAAAATTAGACTATCTAGTTGTGTGTTAGGTGGAGGATTTAATTTTACATGAGTTGGGAATGTAGCCCCTCCTATACCAACAATACCTTTCTCTCTAATAATATCAAGTAAGGCTTTTTTATCTGCTTCCTCCCAATTTTCAATTTTAGTTAGCTCTGCCCATTCTTCTTTTTTGTCATTTTCAATGA
This region includes:
- a CDS encoding RnfABCDGE type electron transport complex subunit D codes for the protein MSTILKTGPAPHIRTAETVESVMYDVVIALIPAFAMAIYSFGVRALILTAVSVLTCILTEYLCQKALKRDIEAFDGSAIITGILFAFVVPAIMPLQYVVVGNIVAITLGKMVYGGLGHNIFNPALIGRAFVQASWPVAITTFAYDGMSGATVLDAMKRGIPLSDALIENGNQYLHAFVGQMGGCLGETSSLALLIGGAYLIYKKQIDWRVPAVMIGTVFVLTWAMGADPLMQIFSGGLFLGAFFMATDMVTSPITSKGRVVFALGLGILISLIRMKGGYPEGTAYAILIMNGVVPLIDRYIRPKKFGGVSKNGK
- a CDS encoding RnfABCDGE type electron transport complex subunit G; translated protein: MENRYIHFGIVLGLIAAISAGLLGGVNDFTSKVIAENTKKIVNAARIEVLPEASDFKEDEAKEVEGIQYIPGFNDAGEIVGYVASVTEPGYGGDINFVVGINNDAKVTGLNVVTSSETPGLGAKINGKEWQEHWIGKDATYEFNKSVDAFAGATISPRAVYTGVIKALNTYQNEVSK
- the rsxE gene encoding electron transport complex subunit RsxE codes for the protein MKKLGVLTAGIFKENPVFVLMLGLCPTLGVTSSAINGFSMGLAVIAVLACSNGLISLFKKFIPDEVRIPAFIMIIASLVTIVDMIMNAYTPDLYKVLGLFIPLIVVNCIVLGRAESFASKNGVIDSILDGIGSGIGFTLSLTFLGAVREILGNGSVFGISLVPANFTPALIFILAPGGFITIGIIMACINIKKERDAKKKKVTKK
- the rsxC gene encoding electron transport complex subunit RsxC, which produces MTFFGFRGGVHPPENKIQTEHLPIEKLESPDEIFVPLLQHIGVPLNPLVSVGDRVLKGQKIADAEGLAVPIHSPVSGTITKIESRVFPLTGKVMTIFIENDKKEEWAELTKIENWEEADKKALLDIIREKGIVGIGGATFPTHVKLNPPPNTQLDSLILNGAECEPYLNSDNRLMLENPKSIVEGIKIIKKILNVPNVYIGIEDNKPEAIESMRKATEGTEINIVPLKTKYPQGGEKQLIKSVLDRQVPSGQLPSAVGVVVQNTGTAAAIYEAVVNGKPLIEKVVTVSGKAIKNPKNVKVAIGTPFSYILDNCGINREEMARLVMGGPMMGLAQMTEDATVIKGTSGLLALTNEEMRPYKTKACISCSKCVSACPMGLAPLMFDRLAAAKEYEEMAAHNLMDCIECGSCAYICPANRPLAESIKTGKAKLRAKKK